A genomic window from Gymnodinialimonas ceratoperidinii includes:
- a CDS encoding patatin-like phospholipase family protein has protein sequence MQSDFAPEGLFSILQGPAFARLSQTPVERGHKLIAAGTDAEAMYLVFSGRFRVERDGVDLAEIGAGSVIGEIAFLTGSARTADVVAARDSIVYRIDRPTYDALCAEVEGLPQAMAAELAGRLAATSARVTPDPSRPPARTFCILPAANAPLPERFIPDLTRAIEAHHSVTLVTETAFKQALGERADPTAPDSIAWLNAQEQGAQIVLFVANATDGDWSRAALKQADQAVIVAQAINYQEPSALEAFALRILPESQRRLVLLHPHRMQKAPGTGRWLDTRPVFLHHHVALTGGDADIARLGRFLSGRAVGMVLSGGGAFGVAHVGVYRAMNELGLPVDIVGGTSVGSAMGGAIALGVPAEEIGPRVEEIFVRSGAMRKITVPKFAFLDHKVLDAALVEHFGEEPIEDLWLPYYAVAADLSEMEKVTITRGPLWEAIRASSAIPGVLPPFFTREGKMLVDGGCIDNMPFRTMHRLKTGPNVVVNVQKSTEKTMHVDYPSLPGRGQLLRQTVNPFAKPGARVPGVISTVMRSLLVGQSDMMTALNPSDLMIRPPGLTGAGFLAWGQHKLFYEMAYKHAMEDFAAREAAGDAQMAALRAAAGLTT, from the coding sequence ATGCAAAGCGATTTCGCGCCTGAAGGCTTGTTCAGCATCTTGCAGGGGCCTGCCTTCGCGCGGCTCTCCCAGACGCCCGTCGAACGCGGCCACAAGCTGATTGCGGCCGGGACCGACGCAGAGGCGATGTACCTCGTCTTCTCCGGTCGCTTCCGGGTCGAGCGGGACGGCGTGGACCTCGCCGAGATCGGCGCGGGCTCGGTGATCGGAGAGATCGCCTTCCTCACCGGCTCGGCCCGTACGGCGGATGTGGTGGCCGCGCGGGACAGCATTGTCTATCGCATCGACCGCCCCACCTATGACGCGCTCTGCGCCGAGGTCGAGGGCTTGCCGCAGGCGATGGCGGCAGAACTGGCCGGACGGCTGGCCGCAACGTCGGCACGGGTCACGCCGGATCCGAGCCGCCCCCCGGCCCGCACCTTCTGCATCCTTCCAGCCGCCAACGCGCCCCTGCCCGAGCGTTTCATCCCCGATCTGACCCGCGCGATCGAGGCTCATCATTCCGTCACCCTTGTGACCGAGACCGCGTTCAAACAAGCCCTCGGCGAGCGTGCCGATCCCACGGCGCCCGACTCCATCGCGTGGCTCAACGCGCAGGAACAGGGCGCGCAGATCGTGCTCTTCGTGGCCAATGCCACGGATGGCGATTGGTCCCGCGCCGCGCTGAAGCAGGCCGATCAGGCCGTGATCGTGGCGCAGGCGATCAATTATCAGGAGCCCTCCGCACTGGAGGCCTTCGCGCTTCGCATCCTGCCGGAAAGCCAGCGGCGCCTCGTGCTCTTGCACCCGCATCGGATGCAGAAGGCGCCCGGCACCGGTCGCTGGCTCGATACGCGGCCCGTCTTCCTGCATCATCACGTGGCGCTGACCGGTGGAGACGCGGATATCGCCCGCCTCGGCCGGTTCCTCTCGGGTCGCGCCGTGGGCATGGTGCTTTCGGGTGGCGGCGCCTTCGGTGTGGCCCATGTCGGTGTCTACCGCGCGATGAACGAGCTTGGCCTGCCTGTCGACATCGTCGGCGGCACCTCGGTCGGCTCGGCCATGGGTGGCGCCATCGCCCTTGGCGTGCCCGCCGAGGAGATCGGCCCCCGCGTGGAGGAAATCTTCGTGCGCTCCGGCGCGATGCGAAAGATCACCGTGCCGAAGTTCGCCTTCCTCGATCACAAGGTTCTCGACGCCGCCCTTGTGGAGCACTTCGGAGAGGAGCCGATCGAAGACCTCTGGCTGCCCTATTACGCCGTCGCCGCTGACCTCTCGGAGATGGAGAAGGTCACCATCACCCGAGGCCCGCTGTGGGAGGCGATCCGCGCCTCCTCGGCGATCCCCGGCGTCCTGCCTCCGTTTTTCACCCGCGAGGGGAAGATGCTCGTGGATGGGGGCTGCATCGACAACATGCCCTTCCGCACGATGCACCGCCTCAAGACCGGCCCCAATGTTGTGGTCAACGTCCAGAAATCCACCGAGAAGACGATGCACGTCGATTACCCGAGCCTGCCCGGCCGGGGTCAGTTGCTGCGGCAAACGGTCAATCCCTTCGCCAAGCCCGGTGCCCGCGTCCCCGGCGTGATTTCCACCGTCATGCGCTCGCTGCTGGTGGGGCAGTCCGACATGATGACCGCCCTCAATCCCTCGGACCTGATGATCCGCCCGCCGGGTCTGACGGGCGCGGGTTTCCTGGCCTGGGGACAGCACAAATTGTTCTACGAGATGGCCTATAAGCACGCGATGGAGGATTTCGCGGCGCGCGAGGCGGCGGGTGACGCGCAGATGGCCGCGCTGCGAGCGGCGGCGGGCCTGACCACCTGA
- a CDS encoding BMP family ABC transporter substrate-binding protein: protein MKLTTKLLATAALATGLAGAAFADGHEPLQVGFIYVGPTGDLGWTYEHDQGRLAVEEHFGDQVETVFLESVPEGADAERAITTMILGGADMVFTTSFGYMEATNAVAGQFPDVLFEHATGYLREHPNVSTYSARFYEGRAIQGHIAGQMTESNIIGYIASFPIPEVIRGINSAYLHARAVNPDVEFRVVWAYTWFDPAAEGAAAQALIDAGADVILQHTDSTAPQAAAQEAGIYSFGQASDMAQFAPAPRISSIIDNWAPYYIERVGMALDGTWEQADTWDGIGPGMVEIGEMTEAIPEEVRASAQEMIDAIAAGEYHPFTGPINRQDGTAWLAEGEVADDGTLAGMDFYVEGITGDIPN, encoded by the coding sequence ATGAAACTCACCACCAAACTTCTGGCCACGGCGGCGCTTGCCACGGGCCTCGCCGGCGCAGCCTTTGCCGATGGCCACGAGCCGCTGCAGGTCGGCTTCATCTACGTCGGCCCCACGGGCGACCTGGGCTGGACCTATGAGCACGACCAGGGCCGCCTCGCGGTGGAAGAGCACTTCGGCGACCAGGTCGAGACCGTGTTCCTCGAATCCGTGCCGGAAGGTGCCGATGCCGAACGCGCGATCACCACGATGATCCTCGGCGGCGCCGACATGGTCTTCACCACGTCGTTCGGCTACATGGAAGCCACCAACGCGGTCGCGGGCCAGTTCCCCGACGTGCTGTTCGAACATGCCACCGGCTACCTGCGCGAGCATCCGAACGTCTCCACCTATTCCGCGCGCTTCTACGAGGGCCGCGCCATTCAGGGCCACATCGCGGGGCAGATGACCGAGAGCAACATCATCGGCTACATCGCGTCCTTCCCGATCCCCGAAGTCATTCGCGGCATCAACTCGGCCTATCTCCACGCCCGCGCGGTGAACCCCGATGTCGAATTCCGGGTGGTCTGGGCCTACACTTGGTTCGATCCCGCAGCCGAAGGCGCAGCGGCCCAGGCGCTGATCGACGCCGGCGCTGACGTGATCCTGCAGCACACCGATTCCACGGCACCCCAGGCCGCGGCGCAGGAAGCCGGCATCTACTCCTTCGGACAGGCCTCGGACATGGCCCAATTCGCGCCCGCGCCGCGGATCTCCTCGATCATCGACAACTGGGCGCCCTACTACATCGAACGCGTCGGCATGGCGCTCGACGGCACCTGGGAGCAGGCCGACACCTGGGACGGCATCGGCCCCGGCATGGTCGAGATCGGCGAGATGACTGAAGCAATCCCGGAAGAGGTCCGCGCGTCGGCACAGGAAATGATCGACGCAATCGCGGCGGGCGAATACCACCCGTTCACCGGCCCGATCAACCGCCAGGACGGCACCGCATGGCTCGCGGAAGGCGAAGTGGCCGACGACGGCACGCTCGCGGGGATGGATTTTTACGTCGAAGGCATCACCGGCGACATCCCGAACTGA
- the pseC gene encoding UDP-4-amino-4,6-dideoxy-N-acetyl-beta-L-altrosamine transaminase, whose translation MIPYGRQDITQEDIAAVHAVLTSDFLTQGPQVPAFEAALANHVGAPYGVAVNSATSALHIACLALGLGPGDRLWTSPITFVASANAALYCGAEVDFVDIDANTLNICPDTLADKLARAEREGRLPKIVMPVDMAGRPCDMAAIRTLADRYGFKIIEDASHAIGARYQGEFVGGHGLADITVFSFHPVKIITTAEGGMAVTHDAALAHAMEGLQSHGITRDPALMEGECEGPWYYQQIALGFNYRITELQAALGVTQLQRLDRYVAARAARAERYDAALADLPFDRPAPLRDAASSWHLYILRLHDAARRKAVFEGLRRAGIGVNVHYIPVHLQPHYRKRGFAPGDFPKAEDYYTRAISIPLFAAMTDAQQDAVITAVKSEVAR comes from the coding sequence ATGATCCCTTACGGCAGGCAGGACATCACGCAGGAGGATATCGCCGCAGTGCACGCGGTGCTCACCTCCGATTTCCTGACGCAGGGCCCGCAAGTCCCGGCGTTCGAGGCAGCCCTCGCCAACCATGTCGGCGCGCCATACGGGGTTGCGGTCAATTCCGCGACTTCAGCGCTGCATATCGCCTGCCTTGCGCTTGGACTTGGTCCGGGGGATCGGCTCTGGACCTCTCCGATCACTTTCGTCGCCTCGGCCAACGCCGCGCTCTATTGCGGGGCAGAGGTCGATTTCGTCGATATCGACGCGAATACCCTCAACATCTGCCCCGACACGCTGGCCGACAAGCTGGCCCGCGCCGAGCGCGAGGGGCGGTTGCCGAAGATCGTCATGCCGGTCGATATGGCCGGGCGGCCCTGCGACATGGCCGCAATCCGGACGCTGGCGGACCGATACGGTTTCAAGATCATCGAGGATGCCAGCCACGCAATCGGCGCGCGCTATCAAGGGGAATTTGTCGGCGGTCACGGGCTGGCGGATATCACCGTTTTCAGCTTCCATCCGGTCAAGATCATCACCACCGCAGAGGGCGGCATGGCCGTCACCCACGATGCGGCGCTGGCCCACGCCATGGAGGGCTTGCAGTCCCACGGCATCACCCGCGACCCTGCCCTGATGGAGGGTGAGTGCGAGGGGCCGTGGTATTACCAGCAGATCGCGCTCGGCTTCAATTACCGCATCACCGAGCTGCAGGCCGCCCTCGGCGTGACCCAGTTGCAGCGGCTTGACCGCTACGTTGCCGCGCGGGCGGCGCGGGCCGAACGTTACGATGCAGCGCTCGCCGACCTGCCGTTTGACCGACCGGCGCCCCTGCGTGACGCGGCCTCCTCCTGGCATCTCTATATCCTACGCCTGCACGACGCGGCCCGGCGAAAGGCGGTGTTCGAAGGCCTGCGCCGCGCGGGCATCGGCGTCAACGTTCACTACATTCCGGTGCATCTGCAGCCGCATTACCGCAAGCGCGGGTTCGCGCCCGGAGACTTCCCGAAGGCCGAGGATTATTACACTCGCGCCATCTCCATACCGCTTTTCGCCGCGATGACCGACGCACAGCAGGACGCTGTCATCACGGCCGTGAAGTCGGAGGTCGCACGATGA
- a CDS encoding NAD(P)/FAD-dependent oxidoreductase — protein MTYDFLIIGGGIAGTSAGARLAALGTTCLLEVEPALAYHTSGRSAALYEANYGHPVTVALNHASLDDHQTLDGGFLSPRGLLMLASEAEAAAFEHDVTAMDLTEISLAEACALVPILNADHITRAAHHDAAWDIDTDRMVQHFARTIRANGSVQTGQTVTALTRMDDGWEVTTNSQTLHARHIVNAAGAWADQIASLAGIEPIGLTPYRRSMARMPAPGGHDVSRWPMIFGAGEAWYAKPDAGAWLVSPAEEEAATPHDAYADDMTLAEGIARYQPFVTEEVTRVTSSWAGLRTFAPDRCLVIGPEPSDPTFLWSAGQGGYGFQTAPAASQLLADLVAGTPPALDDVVVKALSPARFRSK, from the coding sequence ATGACCTATGATTTCCTCATCATCGGCGGCGGTATCGCCGGCACCTCCGCGGGCGCGCGGCTCGCGGCCCTTGGCACCACCTGCCTTCTGGAGGTCGAGCCCGCGCTGGCCTATCACACCTCCGGCCGGTCGGCCGCGCTCTACGAGGCGAACTACGGCCACCCAGTCACTGTCGCGCTGAACCATGCGTCTCTGGACGATCACCAGACGCTCGACGGCGGCTTCCTCTCGCCGCGCGGCTTGCTGATGCTGGCGAGCGAGGCCGAGGCTGCGGCTTTCGAGCACGACGTCACGGCCATGGACCTGACCGAAATTTCGCTCGCAGAGGCCTGCGCCCTCGTCCCGATCCTCAACGCGGACCACATCACCCGCGCAGCCCATCACGACGCGGCGTGGGACATCGATACCGATCGCATGGTGCAGCACTTCGCCCGCACGATCCGCGCCAATGGATCGGTGCAGACCGGTCAGACCGTCACCGCCCTGACCCGTATGGACGACGGGTGGGAGGTCACCACCAACAGCCAGACCCTCCACGCGCGACACATCGTGAATGCCGCCGGAGCCTGGGCCGACCAGATCGCCAGCCTCGCCGGTATCGAGCCGATCGGGCTGACCCCCTACCGGCGCTCCATGGCGCGGATGCCGGCGCCGGGGGGCCACGACGTCAGCCGCTGGCCGATGATTTTCGGCGCGGGCGAGGCTTGGTACGCCAAGCCCGACGCGGGCGCATGGCTGGTCTCGCCGGCAGAGGAAGAGGCCGCAACGCCTCACGATGCCTATGCCGACGACATGACGCTGGCCGAGGGAATCGCCCGGTATCAGCCCTTCGTGACCGAGGAGGTCACCCGCGTGACCAGCTCCTGGGCGGGCCTGCGGACCTTCGCGCCCGACCGGTGCCTCGTCATCGGCCCCGAGCCCTCTGATCCGACCTTCCTCTGGAGCGCGGGCCAGGGAGGCTACGGCTTCCAGACCGCACCCGCCGCCAGCCAGCTTCTGGCGGACCTCGTTGCAGGCACGCCGCCCGCGCTTGACGATGTCGTCGTGAAGGCCCTGTCCCCGGCACGCTTCCGATCAAAATGA
- a CDS encoding DUF938 domain-containing protein, with protein sequence MTQPSPTFDDGRLNAPAALRNRDALAAALTRIAADLPAGARALEIASGTGQHVIRFAQAMPNILWQPSDPDPDRRASIRAWVQAEPSPNIAPPISLDACTAGWAAEHGDYDLIFLANLLHLVSEPAARACMVEIARAVRPGGRAVAYGPFLRDGQTTSDGDAEFDARLRAEGQEAGYKDVAWACDIWRDAGLDVAAPAAMPANNLLLCGVKPDLGGVT encoded by the coding sequence ATGACGCAGCCGTCGCCCACCTTCGATGATGGGCGGCTGAATGCCCCCGCCGCCCTGCGCAACCGGGATGCGCTTGCGGCGGCTTTGACGCGGATCGCCGCGGACCTGCCCGCCGGGGCGCGGGCGCTGGAAATTGCCTCGGGCACCGGACAGCATGTGATCCGCTTCGCCCAGGCGATGCCGAATATCCTCTGGCAACCGTCCGACCCGGATCCCGACCGCCGCGCCTCGATCCGGGCCTGGGTGCAGGCCGAGCCCTCACCCAACATCGCACCGCCGATATCGCTTGATGCCTGCACGGCCGGTTGGGCGGCAGAGCACGGTGACTACGACCTCATCTTTCTGGCGAACCTCCTGCATCTCGTCTCTGAACCCGCCGCGCGGGCCTGCATGGTCGAAATCGCGAGGGCCGTGCGGCCCGGCGGGCGCGCGGTCGCCTACGGGCCCTTCCTGCGCGATGGGCAGACGACGTCCGACGGCGACGCCGAGTTCGATGCGCGCCTGCGCGCTGAGGGACAGGAAGCAGGCTACAAGGACGTCGCCTGGGCCTGTGATATCTGGCGTGACGCGGGGTTGGACGTTGCCGCGCCCGCCGCGATGCCTGCCAATAATCTGCTGCTTTGCGGCGTCAAACCGGATCTGGGCGGTGTCACGTAA
- the pseB gene encoding UDP-N-acetylglucosamine 4,6-dehydratase (inverting): protein MLENSTILVTGGTGSFGNTFVPMTLERHNPAKIIVLSRDEMKQWDMAKRFRNEPRVRFFIGDVRDRDRLYRALDGVDYVVHAAATKIVPTAEYNPFECVKTNVNGAMNLIDACIDKGVKRIVALSTDKASSPVNLYGATKLASDKLFVAGNAYSGEHDTRFAVVRYGNVMGSRGSVIPFFRSIRESGVLPITDPRMTRFMITLEQGVELVWHAFNDMEGGEIYVRKIPSMAIGDIATAVAPDAKQDTIGIRPGEKLHEQMISPEDAPHTFEYEDHFKILPSINNWAASPSRIKNGRPVPEGFLYSSDTNPDWMSPAELAAWIDANEHKIGAV, encoded by the coding sequence ATGCTTGAAAACAGCACCATCCTCGTGACCGGCGGCACCGGCTCCTTCGGCAATACCTTCGTGCCGATGACGCTGGAGCGGCACAACCCTGCGAAGATCATCGTCTTGTCGCGCGATGAGATGAAGCAGTGGGACATGGCCAAGCGGTTCCGGAACGAACCGCGCGTCCGCTTCTTCATCGGCGATGTCCGCGATCGCGACCGGCTCTACCGCGCGTTGGATGGGGTGGATTACGTGGTCCACGCGGCGGCGACGAAGATCGTGCCCACGGCCGAGTACAATCCCTTTGAATGTGTGAAGACCAACGTCAACGGCGCGATGAACCTGATCGATGCCTGCATCGACAAGGGTGTGAAACGGATCGTCGCGCTGTCGACCGACAAGGCCTCGAGCCCGGTCAATCTCTACGGCGCCACGAAACTCGCGTCCGACAAGCTCTTTGTCGCGGGCAACGCCTATTCCGGCGAGCATGACACCCGGTTCGCGGTGGTGCGTTACGGCAACGTGATGGGCTCGCGCGGGTCCGTCATCCCGTTCTTCCGCTCGATCCGCGAGTCCGGTGTCCTGCCGATCACCGACCCCCGCATGACCCGCTTCATGATCACGCTCGAGCAGGGGGTCGAGCTGGTTTGGCATGCCTTCAACGACATGGAAGGGGGCGAGATTTACGTCCGGAAGATCCCTTCCATGGCAATTGGTGACATCGCGACCGCCGTCGCGCCCGATGCCAAGCAGGACACCATCGGCATCCGTCCGGGCGAAAAGCTCCACGAGCAGATGATCAGCCCCGAAGATGCGCCGCATACCTTCGAATATGAGGATCACTTCAAGATCCTCCCGAGTATCAACAATTGGGCGGCCAGCCCGTCCCGCATCAAGAACGGACGCCCGGTGCCGGAGGGGTTTCTTTACTCCAGTGACACCAACCCCGACTGGATGTCGCCCGCTGAACTGGCCGCATGGATCGACGCGAACGAGCATAAGATCGGAGCCGTTTGA
- a CDS encoding GcvT family protein — protein sequence MKTNVKALVVGGGAVGTSIAYHLAKAGWDDVVLLERDELTSGSTWHAAGLLPLFNMSFATTHIHDYSVKFYKELEAETGLNAGFAVVGNLRMAQTDERMDEYMLYASTAETVGVPFEFLTPEEIKERWPLIRTEDLKGALYHATDGYINPADVTMAMAKGARQRGVEIVRKWQADAFHWNGTAWEVTCTKMVEKGGNLVPSDEQIVITAEHVVTASGNHAQRTAQMLGIKIPAIPVEHQFIVMDQDPALVSWRGEGNPEHPVIRDADAQSYVREERGGWILGVYEKNAPARFEYGVPDSFRADLFPLALDRIEEQYMAMIHRIPSCEESGLKDDFNGPICYTPDGNPLVGPAPRMKNMWLAEGFSFGITAAGGTGYYLAQMMVDGEAEIDMASLDPRRYGDWMTTEYAARKNEECYDHVYILHHPDEERPACRPLKTAPSYDRMKARGAQFGCVNGWERPNYFGPLDAPSNFDAEARSFRCGAWWDYAKAEAEAIRNGVGLIDATAFTKHKLRGPGAAAFLDWFTTNKLPKVGRINLTYALTAAGTTRTEYTIVRLSEDSFYLVSAGAWQLYDSDFLAQAINDNVDRFGPMWLDDCTGQHGVFAIAGPKSRDVLQELVRDADPASVLSNKRFPWLSARKLELKMCPVNAIRVAYTGELGWELHHPMEMQNYLFDQLMEAGEKHGLKLVGARAQNWLRQEKSYRAFGTELGRDATPLEAGLDRFVDLEKDFHGKEAMLEKGIRSKCVTVLIDGPADADPWGREALVLDGEKIGRLTSGGYSVAFGKQIGMGYVRPDLAEVGTKLQVRMFRQLFDAEVVEDSPYDPTNTTIRVNAPGF from the coding sequence ATGAAAACCAATGTGAAAGCCCTTGTCGTTGGCGGCGGCGCCGTGGGCACCTCGATCGCCTATCACCTCGCCAAGGCGGGGTGGGACGATGTGGTTCTGCTGGAGCGTGACGAGCTGACGAGCGGCTCCACCTGGCACGCGGCGGGCCTGCTGCCACTGTTCAACATGAGCTTCGCCACGACCCACATCCATGACTACTCGGTCAAGTTCTACAAGGAGCTTGAGGCCGAGACTGGCCTGAACGCGGGTTTCGCCGTGGTGGGCAACCTGCGCATGGCGCAGACCGACGAGCGCATGGACGAATACATGCTCTACGCCTCCACCGCCGAGACGGTGGGCGTGCCTTTTGAGTTTCTGACGCCCGAAGAGATCAAGGAGCGCTGGCCGCTGATCCGGACCGAGGACCTCAAGGGCGCGCTTTACCACGCGACGGACGGCTACATTAATCCCGCCGACGTGACCATGGCGATGGCCAAGGGCGCGCGTCAGCGCGGCGTGGAGATCGTGCGCAAATGGCAGGCCGATGCCTTCCACTGGAACGGCACCGCATGGGAAGTCACCTGCACGAAGATGGTGGAGAAGGGCGGCAACCTCGTGCCTTCGGACGAGCAGATCGTCATCACCGCCGAGCATGTCGTCACCGCCAGCGGCAACCACGCGCAACGCACCGCGCAGATGCTTGGCATCAAGATCCCCGCGATCCCGGTGGAGCACCAGTTCATCGTCATGGATCAGGACCCCGCGCTCGTCTCCTGGCGCGGCGAGGGCAACCCCGAGCATCCGGTGATCCGCGACGCGGACGCCCAGAGCTACGTGCGCGAGGAGCGCGGCGGCTGGATTCTCGGCGTCTACGAGAAGAACGCGCCCGCGCGGTTCGAGTACGGCGTGCCCGACAGCTTCCGCGCCGACCTCTTCCCGCTCGCCCTCGACCGGATCGAAGAGCAATACATGGCGATGATCCACCGCATTCCCTCCTGCGAGGAGAGCGGGCTGAAGGACGATTTCAACGGACCGATCTGCTACACGCCGGACGGCAACCCGCTGGTCGGCCCCGCGCCGCGGATGAAGAACATGTGGCTGGCCGAGGGCTTCTCCTTCGGGATCACCGCGGCGGGCGGCACCGGCTATTACCTCGCGCAGATGATGGTCGACGGCGAGGCCGAGATCGACATGGCCTCGCTCGATCCGCGCCGCTACGGCGACTGGATGACGACGGAATACGCCGCGCGCAAGAACGAGGAATGCTACGACCACGTCTACATCCTGCATCACCCCGATGAAGAACGCCCCGCCTGCCGTCCCCTGAAGACGGCGCCATCCTATGACCGGATGAAGGCGCGCGGCGCGCAGTTCGGCTGTGTCAACGGGTGGGAACGGCCCAACTACTTCGGCCCGCTCGATGCGCCATCGAACTTCGACGCTGAGGCCCGCAGCTTCCGGTGCGGCGCGTGGTGGGACTACGCCAAGGCCGAGGCCGAGGCGATCCGCAACGGCGTGGGCCTCATCGACGCCACCGCCTTCACCAAGCACAAATTGCGCGGGCCGGGGGCGGCGGCGTTCCTTGACTGGTTCACCACCAACAAGCTGCCCAAGGTGGGCCGGATCAACCTGACCTACGCGCTGACGGCGGCCGGCACGACGCGCACGGAATACACCATCGTGCGGCTTTCCGAGGATAGCTTCTACCTCGTCAGCGCCGGGGCCTGGCAGCTCTATGACAGCGATTTCCTCGCACAGGCGATCAATGACAACGTGGATCGTTTCGGGCCGATGTGGCTGGACGATTGCACGGGCCAGCACGGCGTCTTTGCCATTGCGGGCCCGAAGTCACGCGATGTGCTGCAGGAGCTGGTGCGCGATGCCGATCCCGCAAGTGTCCTGTCGAACAAGCGCTTCCCCTGGCTTTCGGCCCGCAAGCTGGAGCTGAAGATGTGCCCCGTGAACGCGATCCGCGTGGCCTATACCGGCGAGTTGGGGTGGGAGCTGCATCACCCGATGGAGATGCAGAACTACCTCTTCGACCAGCTGATGGAAGCGGGCGAAAAGCACGGGCTGAAGCTGGTCGGCGCGCGGGCGCAAAACTGGCTACGGCAGGAGAAGAGCTACCGCGCCTTCGGCACCGAGTTGGGCCGCGACGCAACCCCGCTGGAGGCCGGGCTGGACCGTTTCGTGGACCTCGAGAAGGACTTCCACGGCAAGGAAGCGATGCTGGAGAAGGGCATCCGCTCGAAATGCGTGACGGTTCTGATCGACGGGCCGGCGGATGCCGACCCCTGGGGCCGCGAGGCGCTGGTGCTGGACGGGGAGAAGATCGGTCGCCTGACCTCCGGCGGCTACTCGGTGGCCTTCGGCAAGCAGATCGGCATGGGCTACGTGCGCCCGGACCTGGCCGAGGTGGGCACGAAGCTGCAGGTGCGCATGTTCCGGCAGCTCTTCGACGCGGAGGTGGTGGAGGACAGCCCCTACGATCCCACGAACACCACGATCCGGGTCAACGCGCCGGGGTTCTGA